In the genome of Ziziphus jujuba cultivar Dongzao chromosome 10, ASM3175591v1, the window taataataaacaccattaaaaaatacaatttctaaaataaaaaatgttaaatatacaccatttgtgGGAATCAAATCCAcgaccacatatatatatatatatatatatatacatatagcttATTTATGTTAAAAAGCTATAGTGGTATAATAAAACACGTATAATAAAGCATAttcataacctttttttttttttatttacttttcttcacttcttaaaaaaaaattgggattttgaattaaaatttaaatattaattatcaatttatctAAGAGTTAATCTTTTACTATATAAAAGTTATTGGTTTAACTAAATTATGAATTTCTTAATAACAGACTtactactttatatatatatatatatacacataactTATTTATGTTAAAAAGCAATATTGGTATAATAAAAGACTTaccactttatatatatatatatatatacacacacacacatacacatatctTATTTATGTTAAAAAGTCATAGTGGTATAATAAAACacatttgtaaatattttacttttcttcatttcttaaaaaaaatattttttgaaattattaattattataaatttaaaagtaatacaatttttaaaactgtAGAGTAATcttgcaaaataaaaagaatgaaatgaatgcattaaaaaacaatacaatttctaaaataaaaaagtacttTTTGATATTGTTAATTACTATGAATTTAAAAgtaatagaatttttaaaattgtaaagtaatcttgcaaaataaaaaagatgaaatggacaccattaaaaaaataatacaatttccaaaataaaaaaataaagaatgaaatGAACGCCATTAAAACAATAGTacaatttctaaaattaaaaaaaaaatgaaatgaacaccattaaacacataatacaatttctaaaataataaaaaaaaactttttaatattgttaattactataaatttaaaagtgatataatttttaagacTGTAGAGTAATcttgcaaaataaaaagaatgagataaaaatataaagaatgaaATGAACGCCATTGAAAAAATAGTACAAtttctaaaattgaaaaatactttttaatGTTGTTAATtactataaatttaaaagtaatacaattttttaaactGTAGAGTTAtcttgcaaaataaaataaatgaaatgaataccattaaaaaaaatacaatttttaaaataaaaaatattaagtaTACTTAGTCAGTGGAAATGccactaaaaaattaatataatttctaaaaaaaaaaaaagtttaaaaataccCCGTCTGTGGGATAATACAATTTCTAAAATAAGAATGATTAAATGTACGCAGTATGCGGGAatgcattaattttaaaaataaaacatattggACATCCGCCGTCTGTGGGAATCGAACCCACGACCACATGGTTAAAAGCCATGCGCTCTACCAGCTGAGACGGCTAATCTATGTGGTAAACTTACTTCACTTTCTAatttataagatttatttttaaacatatgtTGTGGAGATATTATTCTTGGGTAGCTATTTTTACTCTCTATCTAGCTACTGAGCATATACGATacagaagaaataaaatataaaatatgcttatttatcaaaatgataatatatgtattttttgtttttttgtctaaacgaaagttatatattaaattccaaaaaatagacaaaataaatgtttattaaaactattgaattattattattatcattttggtaaattggaaattttggttaattataaGTATAAATGCTTAAGGATGAAGTATTTTGTTTAAATGTTTGATTAAATTTTCAGTTATTTTGTATTGATTTACACATAccatgattttgtttttcattttaaaaaacgtttgaaagttaaaaaaaaaaagaaaataaaaaaaagagagaaaaaaaaaaggaagtataAAAAGACTATACACTTTTACGACCTATGTTGGATTTTACATAAACTATTCAATAAGATAAGCTTTTGAACCAGACAACTAGagagatttattatttatcattattaagaATCATCGTCAATGGAATAatgtgataattattaattaaaggcatttaaattttttcatttaataccaaaaataaattacatatgtAAGTTCTCCATCACTAATGATGTACGTCTggattttctatcttttttcgttttatttttgttctcattCCTATGTATAATATTAATCTAATGCCActtcttttaaaaatagtttttacgaaagtaaaataaatcaagagaaatttttttttttttaatataaaatgagaTTGTGCTATTTGTTGGACAAAAATAAGGACAGGTTATCTCATCGATGTTAAATAACAACTTTTCACACAATTAAATAGAGGAATTTTTTccgattaaaaaaatagaaggattttcacttaattatttatttagatctttgataatattttcaaaGGATAGGGTGTCATATGAATTGTGGGGGGGCTATGAATGAGAAAAAGGGGAAAGAAAATATAGGCAAGTAAAGGTCTAATATATGTCCAACCAACCAAACTAGTACAAGTGTCTATTTATTGcaaatccccaaaaaaaaaaaagttcaaaatattcttcttttttatttgttttatttatttattttttttcctttgccgtcagatatatatatatatatatatatgggatatTATAGGGAGCGTTCATTTCATACAGAGCCATTGTAATGGTGGCGTTTCCATTTCTCACTCTGCCTGAAATAATCTTAGCTAACCTTTTTTGTACAATTTCTATTCACTCTCATACACATCACAGCTGCCGTTGCCATGTCCGGTGTTTGGGTATTTGACAAAAACGGCGTCGCTCGTCTCATAAGCAACCCGACAAAAGAATCCTTCGAGCAAAAAGAGCCACCCCATCCCGGAACAGCCACCGCTCCCGGCGCTCGTCCCCGGCTCTTGGTCTACCTCCCGGAGAACCACGTAATCCGGTCCTACGCCGAGCTCGAACATCGACTCCTACAACTCGGCTGGACTCGCTACCAAAACTCCAACCGCCCTGACCTCCTTCAGTTCCACCGCTCCGACTCATCTCCACACCTAATATCGCTGCCTATAGACTTTGCCAACTTCAAGCTGCTCCACATGTATGATATCGTCGTCAAGAACCGGTCTTTCTTTGAAGTTCGAGATCCATCATAACTTTACGTGTGtatacatattaaattaaacaaatctatattctttttctaaatgACAGACTTCATTCAtgccactatatatatatatatatatatatatgt includes:
- the LOC107410975 gene encoding flowering-promoting factor 1-like protein 1; amino-acid sequence: MSGVWVFDKNGVARLISNPTKESFEQKEPPHPGTATAPGARPRLLVYLPENHVIRSYAELEHRLLQLGWTRYQNSNRPDLLQFHRSDSSPHLISLPIDFANFKLLHMYDIVVKNRSFFEVRDPS